A section of the Jaculus jaculus isolate mJacJac1 chromosome 6, mJacJac1.mat.Y.cur, whole genome shotgun sequence genome encodes:
- the LOC101602653 gene encoding tastin isoform X1: MTTFQATKDSLLRGVTPTPSKIPVRTQRCPDNPTIKPYPPDQENQDPRRLVQKPPLSTSRSLVDAAGSRRKALHQTEKSQRLMGVTQLRNPLEELKPSPGEQNVQYGPPPQTDAPGAIEFVADPAALATILSGEGVKSCPLGRHSSLAQRVLVRGSKGGTVRRGQNARASAYLAPRTPVHRLDPARSSCFSRLEGPGPRGRTLGLQGMETVIPPLRPSFHPSAHPSLKELRRETCGNSRTKVSQASRLLLETPVQPASLLPEGEHEVASHSDEGGGPLLGLAQRVPLRETQEITQTKDSVISHTMPSPVSMAQPMPGRVVPLSITRPSPFGKAQRVTPPGLPAATSYSLLRRLANRPKAQFTPIQSAPRVQKAQWLSGLSPQSCPEEPALPWEQIAVRLFDQDSCTRLQEEPGKPPGTSTSQPHSNKTLNLQELKMQRISILQQLLRQEVEGLAVGKCVPFDGGCSLDMVELQPLLTDISRTLSTPQHNSETSHPPGLSKHSGLTEPCLAEECVEPQPCQGLKAEVAQACSATDPGPTEPCCRAGLEPSFQEQAEVPGPCPPAQPGHPEACHKVEPLRASVAHSLKPKSPESSSKDCCNQGPLATTSLTFSFQSPLCASPPIHSLQPLRPQTGQSGLSSLAPRTLALRQRLKACLTAIHCSQEARLDDECAFYTSRAPPPGPTRVCTNPVAVLLEWQDSLCFIPVGSMVPQGSPS, encoded by the exons ATGACCACTTTCCAAGCCACGAAGGATTCTCTCCTGCGGGGTGTAACGCCGACCCCTAGCAAGATTCCTGTCCGCACTCAGAGATGCCCAGATAACCCCACAATCAAGCCGTACCCCCCGGaccaggagaaccaagatccaagG AGACTGGTCCAGAAGCCACCACTCAGTACCTCACGCTCCCTCGTTGATGCAGCTGGCTCCAGACGGAAAGCCTTGCACCAAACTGAGAAGTCACAGAGATTGATGGGGGTCACTCAGCTCCGGAACCCCTTGGAAGAGCTCAAGCCTAGCCCTGGGGAACAAAACGTCCAGTATGGGCCCCCTCCGCAGACAG ATGCTCCTGGGGCCATAGAGTTTGTGGCTGACCCTGCAGCCCTGGCCACCATCCTGTCAGGTGAGGGGGTGAAAAGCTGTCCCCTGGGGCGCCATTCCAGTCTGGCTCAGAGAGTACTGGTTCGAGGGAGCAAGGGAGGCACCGTGCGGAGGGGCCAG AATGCTCGGGCTTCAGCATATCTGGCTCCCAGAACCCCTGTCCACCGACTGGACCCTGCCAGGTCTTCCTGCTTCTCAAGGCTGGAGGGACCAGGACCACGAGGTCGAACTTTGGGTCTCCAGGGGATGGAGACTGTG ATTCCACCTTTACGACCTTCCTTTCACCCTTCCGCCCACCCCAGCTTAAAGGAGTTAAGAAGAGAGACGTGTGGCAACAGCCG GACTAAAGTGAGTCAGGCCTCAAGATTACTCCTGGAAACACCAGTTCAGCCTG CTTCCTTGCTACCTGAAGGAGAGCATGAAGTCGCTTCTCACTCAGATGAAGGGGGAGGACCTCTCTTGGGTTTGGCCCAGCGAGTACCATTAAGAGAAACTCAAGAGATAACACAAACCAAG GACAGTGTTATCTCCCATACAATGCCCTCTCCTGTCTCTATGGCCCAGCCCATGCCTGGCCGTGTGGTACCACTTTCTATCACCCGCCCATCACCCTTTGGAAAGGCTCAGCGTGTGACTCCCCCAGGCCTCCCAGCAGCG acctcatatTCATTGTTGCGGCGTCTCGCCAATCGACCCAAAGCCCAGTTCACACCCATCCAGTCAGCCCCCAGAGTCCAGAAG GCCCAGTGGTTAAGTGGCCTCTCTCCTCAGTCCTGCCCAGAAGAGCCTGCCCTGCCCTGG GAGCAAATTGCTGTAAGGTTGTTTGACCAGGACAGCTGTACCAGGTTGCAGGAGGAACCTGGGAAACCACCTGGGACAAGTACTTCTCAACCTCACTCCAATAAAACCCTCAACCTGCAAGAGCTAAAGATGCAG CGCATCAGTATCCTGCAGCAACTCTTGCGACAGGAGGTAGAGGGGCTGGCAGTAGGCAAGTGTGTCCCTTTTGATGGAGGCTGCTCTCTGGATATGGTTGAACTTCAGCCCCTGCTGACTGACATTTCTAGAACTCTGAGTACTCCACAACATAATTCTGAAACTTCTCACCCTCCTGGACTGTCAAAGCACAGTGGACTTACAGAGCCCTGCCTTGCGGAGGAGTGTGTGGAACCACAGCCCTGCCAGGGATTAAAGGCTGAGGTGGCTCAGGCCTGCTCTGCCACAGACCCAGGGCCCACGGAGCCCTGCTGTAGGGCTGGACTGGAGCCTTCCTTTCAGGAACAGGCTGAAGTCCCAGGTCCTTGCCCTCCAGCACAGCCTGGACACCCTGAGGCCTGCCATAAGGTAGAGCCTCTGAGGGCATCAGTTGCCCACTCCCTAAAACCTAAAAGCCCAGAGTCCAGCTCAAAAGACTGCTGCAATCAGGGGCCTCTGGCAACCACCAGTCTGACCTTCTCTTTCCAAAGTCCACTCTGTGCCAGCCCCCCTATTCACTCACTTCAGCCTCTGAGGCCCCAGACAGGCCAGTCAG GCCTCAGCAGTCTGGCCCCTCGAACTCTGGCCCTGAGACAGCGCCTCAAAGCATGTCTCACCGCCATCCACTGCTCCCAGGAGGCCCGTCTGGATGACGAGTGCGCTTTCTACACCAGCCGAGCCcctcccccaggacccacccgCGTCTGCACCAACCCTGTGGCTGTGTTGCTTGAATGGCAGGATTCCCTG TGTTTCATTCCAGTTGGTTCTATGGTCCCACAGGGCTCTCCATCGTAA
- the LOC101602653 gene encoding tastin isoform X2 gives MGVTQLRNPLEELKPSPGEQNVQYGPPPQTDAPGAIEFVADPAALATILSGEGVKSCPLGRHSSLAQRVLVRGSKGGTVRRGQNARASAYLAPRTPVHRLDPARSSCFSRLEGPGPRGRTLGLQGMETVIPPLRPSFHPSAHPSLKELRRETCGNSRTKVSQASRLLLETPVQPASLLPEGEHEVASHSDEGGGPLLGLAQRVPLRETQEITQTKDSVISHTMPSPVSMAQPMPGRVVPLSITRPSPFGKAQRVTPPGLPAATSYSLLRRLANRPKAQFTPIQSAPRVQKAQWLSGLSPQSCPEEPALPWEQIAVRLFDQDSCTRLQEEPGKPPGTSTSQPHSNKTLNLQELKMQRISILQQLLRQEVEGLAVGKCVPFDGGCSLDMVELQPLLTDISRTLSTPQHNSETSHPPGLSKHSGLTEPCLAEECVEPQPCQGLKAEVAQACSATDPGPTEPCCRAGLEPSFQEQAEVPGPCPPAQPGHPEACHKVEPLRASVAHSLKPKSPESSSKDCCNQGPLATTSLTFSFQSPLCASPPIHSLQPLRPQTGQSGLSSLAPRTLALRQRLKACLTAIHCSQEARLDDECAFYTSRAPPPGPTRVCTNPVAVLLEWQDSLCFIPVGSMVPQGSPS, from the exons ATGGGGGTCACTCAGCTCCGGAACCCCTTGGAAGAGCTCAAGCCTAGCCCTGGGGAACAAAACGTCCAGTATGGGCCCCCTCCGCAGACAG ATGCTCCTGGGGCCATAGAGTTTGTGGCTGACCCTGCAGCCCTGGCCACCATCCTGTCAGGTGAGGGGGTGAAAAGCTGTCCCCTGGGGCGCCATTCCAGTCTGGCTCAGAGAGTACTGGTTCGAGGGAGCAAGGGAGGCACCGTGCGGAGGGGCCAG AATGCTCGGGCTTCAGCATATCTGGCTCCCAGAACCCCTGTCCACCGACTGGACCCTGCCAGGTCTTCCTGCTTCTCAAGGCTGGAGGGACCAGGACCACGAGGTCGAACTTTGGGTCTCCAGGGGATGGAGACTGTG ATTCCACCTTTACGACCTTCCTTTCACCCTTCCGCCCACCCCAGCTTAAAGGAGTTAAGAAGAGAGACGTGTGGCAACAGCCG GACTAAAGTGAGTCAGGCCTCAAGATTACTCCTGGAAACACCAGTTCAGCCTG CTTCCTTGCTACCTGAAGGAGAGCATGAAGTCGCTTCTCACTCAGATGAAGGGGGAGGACCTCTCTTGGGTTTGGCCCAGCGAGTACCATTAAGAGAAACTCAAGAGATAACACAAACCAAG GACAGTGTTATCTCCCATACAATGCCCTCTCCTGTCTCTATGGCCCAGCCCATGCCTGGCCGTGTGGTACCACTTTCTATCACCCGCCCATCACCCTTTGGAAAGGCTCAGCGTGTGACTCCCCCAGGCCTCCCAGCAGCG acctcatatTCATTGTTGCGGCGTCTCGCCAATCGACCCAAAGCCCAGTTCACACCCATCCAGTCAGCCCCCAGAGTCCAGAAG GCCCAGTGGTTAAGTGGCCTCTCTCCTCAGTCCTGCCCAGAAGAGCCTGCCCTGCCCTGG GAGCAAATTGCTGTAAGGTTGTTTGACCAGGACAGCTGTACCAGGTTGCAGGAGGAACCTGGGAAACCACCTGGGACAAGTACTTCTCAACCTCACTCCAATAAAACCCTCAACCTGCAAGAGCTAAAGATGCAG CGCATCAGTATCCTGCAGCAACTCTTGCGACAGGAGGTAGAGGGGCTGGCAGTAGGCAAGTGTGTCCCTTTTGATGGAGGCTGCTCTCTGGATATGGTTGAACTTCAGCCCCTGCTGACTGACATTTCTAGAACTCTGAGTACTCCACAACATAATTCTGAAACTTCTCACCCTCCTGGACTGTCAAAGCACAGTGGACTTACAGAGCCCTGCCTTGCGGAGGAGTGTGTGGAACCACAGCCCTGCCAGGGATTAAAGGCTGAGGTGGCTCAGGCCTGCTCTGCCACAGACCCAGGGCCCACGGAGCCCTGCTGTAGGGCTGGACTGGAGCCTTCCTTTCAGGAACAGGCTGAAGTCCCAGGTCCTTGCCCTCCAGCACAGCCTGGACACCCTGAGGCCTGCCATAAGGTAGAGCCTCTGAGGGCATCAGTTGCCCACTCCCTAAAACCTAAAAGCCCAGAGTCCAGCTCAAAAGACTGCTGCAATCAGGGGCCTCTGGCAACCACCAGTCTGACCTTCTCTTTCCAAAGTCCACTCTGTGCCAGCCCCCCTATTCACTCACTTCAGCCTCTGAGGCCCCAGACAGGCCAGTCAG GCCTCAGCAGTCTGGCCCCTCGAACTCTGGCCCTGAGACAGCGCCTCAAAGCATGTCTCACCGCCATCCACTGCTCCCAGGAGGCCCGTCTGGATGACGAGTGCGCTTTCTACACCAGCCGAGCCcctcccccaggacccacccgCGTCTGCACCAACCCTGTGGCTGTGTTGCTTGAATGGCAGGATTCCCTG TGTTTCATTCCAGTTGGTTCTATGGTCCCACAGGGCTCTCCATCGTAA
- the C1ql4 gene encoding complement C1q-like protein 4, whose amino-acid sequence MVLLLLVAIPLLVHSSRGPTHYEMLGRCRMVCDPHGPRDPGPDGAPASAPPFPPGAKGEAGRRGKAGLRGPPGPPGPRGPPGEPGRPGPPGPPGPGPGGAAPPAGYVPRIAFYAGLRRPHEGYEVLRFDDVVTNVGNAYEAASGKFTCPMPGVYFFAYHVLMRGGDGTSMWADLMKNGQVRASAIAQDADQNYDYASNSVILHLDVGDEVFIKLDGGKVHGGNTNKYSTFSGFIIYPD is encoded by the exons atggtgctgctgctgctggtggccaTCCCGCTGCTGGTGCACAGCTCCCGCGGGCCCACGCACTATGAGATGCTGGGTCGCTGCCGCATGGTGTGTGATCCCCACGGGCCCCGAGACCCTGGCCCCGACGGCGCGCCCGCTTCCGCGCCTCCCTTCCCGCCAGGTGCCAAGGGAGAGGCGGGCCGGCGCGGGAAGGCAGGCCTAAGGGGTCCCCCAGGACCCCCAGGTCCTAGAGGGCCCCCGGGAGAGCCAGGCAGGCCAGGTCCCCCAGGTCCTCCCGGCCCAGGTCCCGGAGGGGCAGCGCCCCCTGCAGGCTACGTGCCTCGAATTGCCTTCTATGCGGGTCTAAGGCGGCCTCACGAGGGTTACGAAGTGCTGCGCTTTGACGATGTGGTGACCAACGTGGGCAACGCTTACGAGGCAGCCAGTGGGAAGTTCACCTGTCCCATGCCTGGTGTCTACTTCTTCGCTTACCATGTGCTCATGAGAGGCGGCGATGGCACCAGCATGTGGGCTGATTTGATGAAGAACGGACAG GTCCGGGCCAGCGCCATTGCCCAGGACGCGGATCAGAATTATGACTACGCCAGCAACAGCGTCATTCTGCACCTAGATGTGGGCGACGAGGTCTTCATCAAGCTGGACGGCGGGAAGGTGCACGGCGGCAACACCAACAAGTACAGCACCTTCTCGGGTTTCATCATCTACCCGGACTGA